The Comamonas piscis region ATTGGACCTTGGGTTGGAAACGGCAGGGCATGGATGCCAGAGGCAGCGACTTTTCTGAGCAGGTGATTGCGCTTGCGCAGGACAACGCAAGGTCGCAAGGGATTTCACCCTCCATATTTTCCCAGCGCAGCATCTATGATCTCGTGCCTGCCAGCGACGGCGCAGAGCTGGTGGTGTGCTGCGAGGTGCTCGAGCATCTGGAAGATCCCCGGGCGGGTCTGGAGGCGCTTCAGCGGGTGGCCCAGGAACATGTCATTCTGAGCGTCCCGCGGGAGCCCATCTGGTGTGCGCTGAACATGGCCAGAGGCAAGTACTGGGGAGATCTGGGCAACACGCCCGGGCATATCCAGCACTGGTCCAGCGATAAATTTGTCCGCCTCGTCTCCGAGTATTTTGAGGTCCATGAGGTCTGCAAGCCTTTGCCATGGACCATGCTGCGATGTAAAAAATTCCAGTCCCCCACTTGATGCCTGCCAAATTATTCTCCAAAAAATACCTGCACCTGATGGGCGGGGTGCTGGGTGTTCTGGGTATCTTTTTTGTAGCTGCGCGGCTCTATAAATACGCTGACCAAATCAGCATCGCGCATTTCTCATCCCGAGAAATTTTCTGGATGGTATTGGCTGTGGGTGTGTATGGCGCGGCCAATGTCCTTCTGGCACTGGCCTGGCAAAAAATACTGGCTTTTTTTGATGCGCCTGTCGCGACGCCGTGGGCGATTCGAGCCTATGGAGTCTCGCAGCTGGCCAAGTATGTACCGGGCAATATCTTTCAATTTGCGGGGCGGCAAGCCATCGGCATGGCAGCAGGGTTGGAAGCGCGCGCGTTGCTGAAATCCACCTTCTATGAGTTGGGCTTGCTGGCGCTGGTTGGCGCATGCTATGGGATTCTGGCCTTGCCGCTGTTGCTCGGCTGGCTGAACGGATGGATGGCCTTGCTGCTCTTTATCGCGACGATCAGCGCTTTGGCATGGGGCATCCACCACTTTTTCGCTGCAAAACTGGCTGTCGCTTGGGGAATGCACACGCTATTTTTGATGGTGTCTGGCCTGATTTTCTGGCTGATTTTGCAAAACATCAGTCATGCCACGCCGCTGCCGGTGGCGGGCGTGGCAGGGGCCTATGTGTTGGCATGGCTGATCGGCCTGGTCACCCCGGGTGCACCCGCTGGCGTGGGTGTACGAGAGGCAGTGCTGTTGTTTCTGCTGGGTGCCTGGGTTCCACCAGGTCAGTTGGTCTTCACCATTGTGGTGGGTCGGATGGTGACCGTGCTCGGGGATTTGCTTTTCTTTGGCGTCTGCTGCGTGATGAAACGCAGCCAAGCTTGAATCAATATAAATCTATGCAATTTTCGTTTTCAAAATCGCAGACGCCTCCAGTGCACATAGGGCAGGCTAGTTTTTATGTGATTGCCTGTTTGTTTGTGATTTTTGTGAATGGCGCCGTTCCTTTTTTTGGTATTCCTACCTTGGGACAGGCCGTTTGGACGACAGGCTTTTCTCAGTCGTTTGCCAATGACTCTATTCTCAGTATCCATGCCCATAATATTGGTGCACCCCATCCTGCTGCCATGGCCTTTGGATTGGCAGGCGCCTGGTTGGCGGGGGTGTTTATCCGTTTGGGTTTGCATGCAGCGGATGCTTATGCGCTGATGGTGGCTTGCTGGCTCACGCTCGCATTTTGGGGTGCCTATCGGCTGTCTCGTGCGCTGGAGGTGGCGCCTGCCTTATCCGTTATCGCGGCCCTGGGCTGGGGCACCATGCCCATGGTATGGAACCATGCAGGCTATTCCATGCTGTCGACGGGCATTGCGCTGTTGCCGTTGTATATGTGGACGGCGTTGCGGTTCCTGGACGCCCCTTTGCTGGGCCATTATGGAAGAGCCATCAGCTATTTGATGGCCTGCATACTTGCCATCTTTATGGATGGCTATAGCTTCATGATGTTTGCGACCGGGGCCAGCATTCTTGCCGTTGCCTGGTACTGGAGAAAAAGAGCCAGCTGGCTGCATCTCGGTATCCATGGACTCTGCTTTTTGACTGCCTATGTCTTGTTCGCCCTCTACATTGGAAGAGGACAATATGCGGCCGCAGATTTGAATTTTTTCAGAGGATGGGGTGCCGATCTGGGCTTCTTCCTCATTCCTTCCGCAGGGGTGCACTGGTTCGCAGATCTGGCCGGCTGGAGCAGGCCGCGTTCGATGCGCGAGTATTTTGGTGACGAATCGGTTTGGATTACGACGTTCTGTTTGCCGTTGTTGGTCTTTGCAGCAGTCTTTTTCTTGCTCGGCAAGGGAAGATACAAGTACCCCTTGATGCTCATCTTGCTGTTTGGCTTCTACATGGCGATGGGTCCTTCTTTGAAATTCAATTCTCTGAAGCCCGCCACGGAAACCTCGCTGTCGATGGATGCCAAATACGCCATAGCGCCTACGGGATCGGGCTTTATTTCTCAGCATGTTCCCGGTTTCAAGAACATGCGGGCCAGCTATCGATGGGCTGCGCTGGGGGTTTTTGGCGCCTGGGCATTGTTGGTTGCCGCCCTTTCCCGAACACAGCGCAAAGAGGTCTCGGTAGCGGCGGCGCTGTCACTGGTGTTGGTGGTGGCGGCCAATCTTCCGAATCTTCCCCAACGATGGGAGTTGCAAAAGTCCTATCGCTCTCAATTCATGCAGATCGACCAGGATCTGTTGTTGAGCTTGGGGCAGCAGTTGCACCCCGGCGATAAAGTCGCGTTTATGCCTTGGCGGAATGATTTTCTGGTGAACTACCTGGCAAGCAAGCTGGATGTGGTTGCCTACAACATTGGCGGTGACAAGAATTTTGAAGATGCCAGAAGATTCTGGCCCGAGATATTGAAGACCATGCCGCTGGGCGGTATTCCGGACGACTTTTCGCAGCGGATCGTCAGCCTGCTCCGGAGCGGAGATGCTGACGCAGTGGTCATCCCTTACGTCGATATGCTGTGGGCCGCGCACCGCTGGCCTTATCCGGCTGAGGGCAGGGAGGCACTGCGCCCTAAGCTCCTGGAGCTAAGTGCCTCCCCCCTTGTCAGCGTGGCTGAAGAGACGTCTTATGCGGTTATTCGGCTCAAACCACCAAGTGTTTTGCCCTCCACGCGACAGGAATAGGCGGAGTGGCGACACGAAGTACTGGATCGGCTGGATGCGATCTGATCAAGGGGCTAGAGTGAGGCTGCGTCCAATTCCAGCCCCCGGGGCCAAAAGCCACTAAAGATGGCGGCGCACAGACTCTGAAACAGTTTTGATTTTTGATTACAAATTGCGCGATGTTCACCCCAGGTCCAGGCGGAAAGATCCTGCATAGTCATGCGGGTTTTCTGCCCTAGCGATGGCTTTCCAACAGGCCGCGAAGGCGCCATAGATTCAACGAGAACAAGCTCATGAAAAAAGCCATCATTACCGGCATTACCGGCCAAGACGGGGCCTACCTAGCCGAGCTGCTGCTCTCCAAGGGCTACACCGTGTACGCCACTTTCCGACGCACCAGCTCGGTCAACTTCTGGCGCATAGAAGAACTGGGCATCCAGAACCACCCGAACTTGCATCTCGTCGAGTACGACTTGACCGATCTGTCTTCCAGCATCCGCCTGCTGCAAAGCACAGAAGCCACCGAGGTGTACAACCTGGCCGCGCAGAGCTTTGTCGGTGTGTCGTTCGAGCAACCGGTGACGACTGCGGAGATCACTGGCTTGGGTGCCGTGAACCTGCTCGAAGCGATTCGCATCGTCAACCCCAAGGTGCGCTTCTACCAGGCCAGCACCTCGGAGATGTTTGGCAAGGTGCAGGCGGTGCCGCAGAAGGAAGACACCCCCTTCTACCCGCGCAGCCCCTATGGCGTGGCCAAGCTGTATGCGCACTGGATGACGGTGAACTACCGTGAGAGCTATGGCATCTTTGGCGCCAGCGGCATTTTGTTCAACCACGAAAGCCCGCTGCGCGGTCGCGAGTTCGTGACGCGCAAGATCACCGACAGCGTGGCCAAGATCAAGCTGGGCAAGCTCGATGTGATGGAGCTGGGCAATATTGATGCCAAGCGCGACTGGGGTTTTGCCAAGGAATATGTGGAAGGCATGTGGCGCATGCTGCAGGCCGATGAGCCTGACACTTTTGTGCTGGCCACCAACCGCACCGAGACCGTTCGCGACTTTGTACGCATGGCGTTTAAGGGCGCTGGTGTCGATGTTGATTTCCAAGGCAAGGCGGAGGCAGAGACCGCTGTTGATACCGCCACCGGCAAGACGGTGATGCGGGTCAATCCCAAGTTCTACCGCCCTGCCGAGGTGGAGTTGCTGATTGGTGACCCGGCCAAGGCCAAGGCCAAGTTGGGCTGGGCGCCGCAGACCTCGCTGGAGCAGCTGTGCCAGATGATGGTCGAGGCCGATATGCGCCGCAACCAAGCCGGGTTCTCGTTCTGATGAACGCCGCCGCCAATGCCATGGGTGCAGCAGGCCAAAAGCGGGTGCTGCTGACGGGTGCGCAAGGCTTTACCGGCCAGCACCTGGTGCCGTTGCTGCGCGCTGCGGGCTGGGATGTCTGGTCGCTGGATCGCTCCACCCCTAATGGCGCTGGGCTGATTCCAGCAGCGCAATGCCTGCAGGCGGATTTGCTCAATGAGGCAGCGCTGCAAAGCGCCGTTCAGCAGATCAGCCCGCAGGCGGTGGTGCATTTGGCGGCGATTGCCTTTGTGGGCCATGGCTCGGCGGACGACTTTTACCGGGTCAATGTGGTGGGTACCCGGCATTTGCTGCAGGCGTTGAGCACGCTGCCTGTGAAGCCGCAGTGTGTGCTGCTGGCCAGCAGTGCCAACATCTACGGCAACAGCCATGAAGGCGCCTTGCCAGAGGGCACCACCGCCAACCCCGCCAACGACTACGCGGTGAGCAAACTGGCCATGGAGTATATGGCGCGGCTTTGGCTGCCACAGCTGCCAGTGGTGCTGGTGCGGCCGTTCAACTACACGGGCCTGGGCCAGTCGCCGCAGTTTTTGATTCCCAAGATCGTGGACCATGCACTGCGAAAGGCGGACGTGATCGAGCTGGGCAATCTGGATGTGGACCGAGATTTTTCTGATGTGCGCGATGTGGCTGCTGCCTACGTGCGCTTGCTGGATAGCGCCGCGCAGGGCTCCGTGGCCGGTGGCGTGTTCAATGTCGGCTCGGGCCGCACCTGGTCGCTGCGCGATGTATTGGCACAGGTGCAGCAGATCAGCGGGCATGCGATGGAGGTGCGGGTGAACCCCGCCTTTGTACGCGCCAATGAAGTGCGCATCCTGTGCGCTGACACCACGGCGCTGGAGCAGGCGATTGGTGAATGGCGCAGCCACCAGCTGGAAGACACCCTGCGCTGGATGCTGCAGGCTTGAAGGACGTTATGGGTTTGGACATCATCCTGGGCGCCGATGCGCTGCATGCGCCGTTGACGGGCATTGGGCGCTACAGCTTCGAACTGGCCAGCCAGCTGCGCCAGCATCCCGATGTGGACCGTTTACGTTACTTCTCGCACGGCCATTGGGTGGCAGATCCGTTGGCGGCGCTGGGTGGACAGAGTTCAAGCCCCACCGCCCCGGTGCCTGGTGCGCAAAGCACTCCCAATACCGCGCCAACCCTGTTCACGCGTCTGCGAAGTACCTTGTCGGCCAACCGTACAGCAGTGCGGGTCTACCAATCGTTGATGCCTGCCATTTCGCGTTGGCGGGTCCGCGCAGAAGGCCAGGCCATCTTCCACTCTCCCAATTACCTGGTGCCGCCTTTTCCGGGCCGCACGGTCAACACCGTGCATGACCTCTCGCATGTGTTCTACCCAGAGTTCCACCCGCAGGCGCGGGTGGAGTTCATGAACCTGGCGTTTGGCAGCAGCCTCAAGCACACTGACCATGTCATCACCGATACGGAAACGGTGCGCCAGGAATTTATCCAGCACTTTGGCTGGTCGGCGGACAGGGTCAGCGCCATTGGCCTGGGCATGGATGCCGCCTACCACCCGCGCAGCGATGCGGAACTGGCGCCGGTACTGGCCAAGCATGGGCTGCAGCCATGCGGCTATGCGCTGTATGTGGGCACCATTGAGCCGCGTAAAAATATCAGCCGTTTGCTGCAGGCCTATGCGCAGTTGGACCCGGCTTTGCGCAAGGCCTGCCCTCTCGTGCTGGCAGGTGGCAAGGGCTGGAAATCCGAAGACGTACACCGCCGCATGGAGCAAGCCGCCAACGAAGGCTGGCTGCACTACCTGTCCTATGTCGACCAGGCCGACCTGCCCATGCTCTATGCGGGCGCGCGCCTGTTTGCCTACCCCTCGCTCTACGAAGGCTTTGGGCTGCCGATCGTGGAGGCTATGGCCAGCGGTACCCCCGTGCTGACCTCTGATACCTCCTGCATGCCAGAAGTGGCCGGTGGCGCTGCCGCGCTGGTCAACCCGCTCGATGTGGACGACATTCTGCGGGGCCTGCAAAGCCATCTGGGTGATGACGCCTGGCTACGCGATGCCAGCGCCAAGGGCTTGGCCCGTGCCGCCACCTACTCCTGGCAGCGTTGCACGGCGGAGACCCTGGCGGTTTACAAAGCGCTGTGAGCTGGCAAAGGTCTGAGTCCTGGTTAGGCCTCGTTAGCCCTTGCTGTCGGGCCAATCCACAAAGGAATGGCTCCACCCCGTCCACACCGCGGGCCCCGGCGCCATCTCCGCATCGCTGAGCAGGCAACTGTCCAACTGCGCGCGCAGCGCTGCCTCATCCATCCCCATGCCGATCAACACCAGCTCCTGCCGGGCATCCCCTACGCGGTCGTCCCAGGCTTTGCGGATCAAGGCCAGCGCCTCCGCATCCTGCGGCCAGCGCTCTTCCGGCACAGCGGCCCACCAGTAACCCGCAGCGCTATGGCGCGCCACCGCACCGGCTTGTGACCACTGGCCTGCCAACGTGGGGTGGCTGGCCAGCCAGAAAAAGCCTTTGGAGCGCACAACGCCCGGCCATTCCTGGTTGATCAGCGCGAAAAAGCGCTGGGGGTGGAAAGGGCGGCGCGCGCGGTAGACAAAGCTGCCAATGCCATAGGCTTCCGTTTCGGGCTGGTGGCTGCCGCGCAGCTCCTGCAGCCAGCCGGGCGCCTGGGAGGCCTGCTCAAAATCAAACAGACCCGTTTGCAGCACCTTGTGCAGGGGCACCTGGCCAAACTCGGCCAGCTCAATGCGGGCGCGGCGGTTCAGGCCGCGCAAGATGGCGATGAGCTGCTCGCGCTCTTCGTTGGATACCAAGTCGGCCTTGTTGAGGACGATCACATCGCAGAACTCGACCTGCTCGACCAGCAGATCCACGACGGTGCGCTGGTCCTCATCGCCCAGCGATTGGCCACGCGCCTGCAAGTGGTCGCGCGAGCTGTAGTCGCGCAAAAAGTTGAAGGCATCGACCACCGTCACCATCGTGTCCAGCTGCGCCACATCGCCCAGGCTGCGGCCGTCTTCGCCGGCAAAGGTAAAGGTCTCTGCCACGGGCAGAGGCTCGGAGATGCCGGTGGACTCGATGACCAGCTGGTCAAAGCGGCCTTCGCTGGCCAGGCGGGCGACTTCCACCAGCAAATCCTCGCGCAGGGTGCAGCAGATGCAGCCATTGCTCATCTCCACCAGCTTCTCATCGGTGCGCGATAGCTCGGCCCCGCCCTGGCGCACCAGGGCCGCATCGATATTGACCTCGGACATGTCATTGACGATGACCGCCACGCGCCGGCCTTCGCGGTTGTTGAGGATGTAATTCAGCAGGGTTGTTTTACCGGCGCCCAGAAACCCCGAGAGCACGGTGACCGGGAGTTTGGGTGGGCGTGTGGTTGCCAGTGGATTGGAGAGGGCGGTGGAAGTCATCGTGGAATAGCTGGGTTGGCGCTGGCTGGGGTGGCTTGCTGCATGCAGGGCCCGCGCTGGGTGGTGCCTTTGTTGGTGATGCAATATGTTATAACATAACAAATCGAAGCTGACTTTTCTCAAGCGTTCAGCGGGAACCGGGGGATGGCGGCTATCAGATGTGGAAAGGACAACGATGATTCCCAGAACCTACGCGCAGTGGCGGCACTGCATCACCGTCGAATGCGGCATCCCCTTGAGCGCCGACTTCATCGCGCTGCGCCTCGCGGTATGGCGCAATCCGGAGCTGGAGGAAACCCAGCGCTTCAGGCGCCTCTACGGCGATGCGCATTGGCAGGCGGTGCAGCGCTGGTTTGTGCAAGCCGCGCAAGAGCAGGAGGGCGCCCCTGCGGTGTCCCCGCTGGCCGTGTCCGCACAGCAGAACGGCTAAACTCTGGCCTCTGCCTTTGTTGTCACCATGTCCACAGTCGCCAAAACGCCCCCGCCCGAGTTGACCAAGCACCAAGCCCTGGTGCTGCAAGCGTTGGCGCGCGAGGCCAATCCAGCCAGCGCCTATGCCCTGCTCGACAAGTTGCGTGACGAAGGTGTGCGTGCGCCGCAGCAGGTCTACCGCGCGCTGGACAAGCTGATCGAGTACGGCCTGGTGCACCGGGTGGAGAGCCTCAACTCCTTTGTGGCCTGCGCCCATACGCATGCCGAAGGCCATGACCATGGCCTGGTGGTGTTCGCCATCTGCGATAGCTGCGGCCAGGTGGATGAGTTTTTGGAGCCTGCGGTAGAGCGGCGCCTGAAGACCTGGTCCAAGGCCAATGGCTTTCGCCCCAGCAGCACCCATGTCGAGATGCATGGCACCTGCGGCCGCTGCACTGCTGCACCGGCTGCCTGAGCGCGTCTAACCGCCGCTCTTTCCCCTCTCCGCTTCCGCTAATTCCTTCCCGTCCTTGCCTGGCCGTTTGTGCCGGGCTGGCTGCGTTTGCGCTTTGTTGTTTTCATTTGATGTTATAACATCACATTTTGAAATGCAGCAGTTGCGTGCTTTGTGCCACCAGGCGGATCTGGGTACGGCGGCAACTGTGAACGGGCGAGCTATGGGATCAACACAAACAACCAGGCGCCGCAGTGCCTTGCAGGCATCGGCGCTGGCGCGTTGCCTGCTGGCGCTGGGCTTGAGCGCGCTGCTCTGGGGCGTAGTGCTATGGGCGGTGCAGCAGCCATGATGCAGTCGGTTTCCCCTCTGACGGCGGCAGTGCATGGCGTGGACTTTGAACTCTCCAACCTCGGCCTGGGCTATGGCGGCAAGCTGGCGCTGCGGGGTGTCAGCGGGCAGTTTGCGGCGGGCTCGATGACGGCCGTTGTCGGCCCCAATGGCGGGGGCAAATCGACCTTGCTCAAAGGTCTGCTGGGGTTGCTCAAGCCCATGCAGGGGACGGTGCGCTGCCGCTATCCCCGCGCCGCGCTGGGCTACCTGGCACAGGCTTGCGAGGTGGAACGAGATTTTCCCATCAGCGTGGAAGACTTTGTCAGCCTGGGCCTCTGGGCGCAGACGGGCGCGCTGGGTGCCGTCAGCGATGCGCAGCGCGTGCAGATCAGCACTGCATTAGCGACAGTGGGCTTGCAGGGCTGGCAGCCGCGCTGGATTGCCGAGCTCTCGGGCGGGCAGTTCCAGCGCATGCGCTTTGCCCGGCTCTGGGTGCAGAACCCGCCGGTGATCTTGCTGGATGAGCCCTTTACCGGTGTCGATGAGCCCTCCATCGATGTGCTGCTGCAGCTGTTGCAGCAGTGGCATGTGCGGGGCCGCACCGTGCTGGCCGTGCTGCATGACCGCGAGATGGTGGAAGCGTTTTTTCCGCAGGCCTTGGCGCTGGCGGGCACGCAGCTGGGCTGGGGGGATACCGCTGATGTGCTGCCGAGCCTGGCTGCACGCGCAGGTGCCAGGAGGCGCGCATGATCGACGAGCTGTTGTGGCAGCCCTTTGTGGACTACGGCTTTATGCGCCGCGCGCTGGCCGGCTGCCTGGCCTTGAGCGCTGGTGCCGCGCCCTTGGGCACCATCTTGCTGTTGCGCCGCATGAGCCTGGTGGGCGATGCCATGTCGCATGCCATCTTGCCGGGCGCGGCCATGGGCTATTTGCTGTTTGGCCTGTCTCTACCGGCGATGACGATCGGTGGCCTGGCCGCGGGCCTGATCGTGGCCCTGCTCTCGGGCGTGGTGACCCGCTACACCGCCCTGCGCGAGGACGCGAGCTTTGCCGGCTTCTACCTGATCTCGCTGGCGCTGGGCGTGTTGCTGATCTCGCTGCGCGGCTCCAATGTGGATCTGCTGCATGTGTTGTTTGGCTCGGTGCTGGCGCTGGACGATCCCACCCTTTATCTGACCGCCACCATCGCCAGCCTGTCGATGCTGGGCCTGGCATTGATGTACCGGCCCTTGCTGATGGAATGCCTGGACCCCGGCTTTTTGCGGCTGCAGGGGCGCATGGGCAGCATCAGCCATGGGGTTTTCATGCTTTTGCTGGTGCTCAATTTGGTAGGGGGATTTCATTCGCTGGGCACCTTGATGGCGGTGGCCCTGGTGGTGCTGCCCGCCGCCAGTGCGCGGTTCTGGCTGCGCGGCGTGGGCCTGCAGATGGCGCTGTCCACCGGTATCGCGATGGCCGGCAGCGTGCTGGGCCTGCTGCTGTCCTTCCACGCGGGCATTGCGGCATCGGCCGCCATCACCTTGAGCCTGGGCAGCTTGTACCTGCTGTCCTTGTGCCTGGGCCGGCTGGGCAGCGTGTGGGCGCAGCGCCAGGCACCAGCCAACGATTCTGTGACTGAACCAATGGGAGTATCCGAATGAGCAACTTTTCCCTGAACCGCCGCGCGCTGCTGGGGCTGGCGCTGAGCAGCGCTCTGCCTGTCAGCACCGTCTGGGCTGCGGGCCAGCCGCTGCCCGTGGTGGCCAGCTTTTCGATCTTGCAGGATCTCACCCGCCAGGTCGGTGGTGATCTCGTCAGCGTCTCTGCGCTGGTCGGCCCTGACGGCGACGCCCATGTGTTTGAGCCCACGCCGCAGCAGGCGCGCCAGCTGCAGCAGGCCAGGGTATTGGTGGCCAATGGTCTCGATTTTGAGAGCTGGTTGCCGCGCCTCAAAAAGGCCGCAGGCTTTAAAGGCCAGGAGATCGTCGCATCGCAGGGCATTGCGGTGCGCGCCTTGCCCAAAGGGCAAGGCCATGACCACGGGCACGTCCATGGCGCTGGCGCTGAAAAGCACGACCATGACCATGGGCACGGCCACAACCATGGCCCCAATGACCCCCACGCCTGGCAGGATGTGAAAAACGCCATCGTCTATGTGCGCAATATCGCCAAGGGCCTGGCCACGGCAGACCCGGCCAACGCGTCCCAGTACGACCAGCAGGCCACGCAGTACATCGCCCGCTTGACGGCGCTGGACACGAGCCTGCGCCAGCGCTTTGCCGCCGTGCCCGCAGCGCGCCGCACCGTCGTCAGCACCCACGATGCCTTTGGCTACTTTGCCCAGGCCTATGGCCTGCATTTTGTGCCGGTGCGCGGCCTGTCGACCGAGTCCGAGCCCTCGGCGCGCGACATGGCAGCGCTGGTCAAGCAGGTGCGTGAAGAGCGCATTGGCGCCATCTTCCTGGAAAACATCTCCGACCCGCGCCTGCTGGAACAGCTGTCGCGCGAGACGGGCGCTGCCATCGGTGGGCGCCTCTACTCCGATGCGCTGTCGCCTGCAGGTGGACCGGCTGCCACCTATATCGATATGGTGGAGACCAACGCCAGCACCTTGCTCAAGGCCTTGCAGGCCGGTTGATCGGCGACTGGCTTACCGGCCGCTTCCGCTGTCTGCGCGGCAGCGGCGGCCATGCATGCTGGATTGTCGACCAGATGCATATTTGCAACGGCATCGGGCGGGGGTGGCCCGGTGCCGTCCAACGTCGGTGGCTGAGCGCCGCCGGCTCCTGACTTTTCTGCGCTGAGCACCCCGCTCCCCATGCACACAGCGGTACCCGATACTGCTGAATTCCCCTGATTTTCTAGATCCTCTGCTATCAAATTGTTTTTTGATGGCAGTCTTTCGCGTACCCGCTCGGCCCTCGATTTGCGCCGCAGCGGCCTCGGCGCAGACGCGGGCATCAAGATGCGTTATGACTATTGATATCATTCATTGATTAGTAAATAGCTCGACATCACTTATGATGCGACGCTGTTAGAAATGATATGAATTTCTAAAAATCAATAAATTAAATCGATGATTCGATCGCCGATGCTGGCGTCTACCGCCGCCGCGCGATCTTGTCATCCTAGGTTTGGAGCATCGCCGCTGTGTTTCAAGGCGATGAGGGAGGGGTGTCAACATGGTTTTTATTCAGGAAATCCGTCTGCGGCGGGCGCGCCAGCCTGTGGGCGGTAGCGCCTGTCGTCGGCTCAAGGCGGCCCAGGGCTTTACGCTCATCGAGGTCATGATCGTGGTCGCCATCGTGGGCATTCTGTCCGCGATTGCCTTGCCCAGCTACAGCGAGTACATCAAGCGCGGCCAGATCGTCGAGGGCATCACACCCTTGGCCGATATGGGCGCCAAGATGGAGCAGTTCTACCAGGACAACCGGACCTACGTTGCTGCCTGCCAAAGCAAGATAGCCGCAGAGCCTGCCGAAACGTCCCGCTTCAAGTACATCTGTGACGGACACATGTCTCGCTACACGGTAAAGGCCGAAGGCAAAGGATCCATGTCCGGCTTCGCGTTTGTACTGACCCACGAAGGTGCCCGCAACACAGCCAGCACGCCGCCAGGCTGGACGGCAGGATCAGGCTGCTGGTCCAGCCCATCACCACCCGGATCGAGCTGGTGCAGGGCGGCACGCAGCTGCCGCGTATTCTGGTTGCGACCGGGCGGTTGTTGGGCTTGGCTGATATGAGCGATGACAAGCAGCAGTCGGTCTATGGCTTTGATGACAAGGCCAGTGGCTATGACATGAGCGGGCCTGCGTTCCGCGCTGACCTGAAAGCCTCTGAGCTGAAAAACATCAGCCAGCCGGACG contains the following coding sequences:
- a CDS encoding metal ABC transporter ATP-binding protein → MQSVSPLTAAVHGVDFELSNLGLGYGGKLALRGVSGQFAAGSMTAVVGPNGGGKSTLLKGLLGLLKPMQGTVRCRYPRAALGYLAQACEVERDFPISVEDFVSLGLWAQTGALGAVSDAQRVQISTALATVGLQGWQPRWIAELSGGQFQRMRFARLWVQNPPVILLDEPFTGVDEPSIDVLLQLLQQWHVRGRTVLAVLHDREMVEAFFPQALALAGTQLGWGDTADVLPSLAARAGARRRA
- a CDS encoding lysylphosphatidylglycerol synthase domain-containing protein, with product MPAKLFSKKYLHLMGGVLGVLGIFFVAARLYKYADQISIAHFSSREIFWMVLAVGVYGAANVLLALAWQKILAFFDAPVATPWAIRAYGVSQLAKYVPGNIFQFAGRQAIGMAAGLEARALLKSTFYELGLLALVGACYGILALPLLLGWLNGWMALLLFIATISALAWGIHHFFAAKLAVAWGMHTLFLMVSGLIFWLILQNISHATPLPVAGVAGAYVLAWLIGLVTPGAPAGVGVREAVLLFLLGAWVPPGQLVFTIVVGRMVTVLGDLLFFGVCCVMKRSQA
- a CDS encoding class I SAM-dependent methyltransferase — encoded protein: MKISGGLQEQGIVVGNNYDKYSSKNPIARRMVQGFSNTLSSLVKKTGAQTIHEVGCGEGYWTLGWKRQGMDARGSDFSEQVIALAQDNARSQGISPSIFSQRSIYDLVPASDGAELVVCCEVLEHLEDPRAGLEALQRVAQEHVILSVPREPIWCALNMARGKYWGDLGNTPGHIQHWSSDKFVRLVSEYFEVHEVCKPLPWTMLRCKKFQSPT
- a CDS encoding NAD-dependent epimerase/dehydratase family protein, with protein sequence MNAAANAMGAAGQKRVLLTGAQGFTGQHLVPLLRAAGWDVWSLDRSTPNGAGLIPAAQCLQADLLNEAALQSAVQQISPQAVVHLAAIAFVGHGSADDFYRVNVVGTRHLLQALSTLPVKPQCVLLASSANIYGNSHEGALPEGTTANPANDYAVSKLAMEYMARLWLPQLPVVLVRPFNYTGLGQSPQFLIPKIVDHALRKADVIELGNLDVDRDFSDVRDVAAAYVRLLDSAAQGSVAGGVFNVGSGRTWSLRDVLAQVQQISGHAMEVRVNPAFVRANEVRILCADTTALEQAIGEWRSHQLEDTLRWMLQA
- a CDS encoding Fur family transcriptional regulator, coding for MSTVAKTPPPELTKHQALVLQALAREANPASAYALLDKLRDEGVRAPQQVYRALDKLIEYGLVHRVESLNSFVACAHTHAEGHDHGLVVFAICDSCGQVDEFLEPAVERRLKTWSKANGFRPSSTHVEMHGTCGRCTAAPAA
- the zigA gene encoding zinc metallochaperone GTPase ZigA — its product is MTSTALSNPLATTRPPKLPVTVLSGFLGAGKTTLLNYILNNREGRRVAVIVNDMSEVNIDAALVRQGGAELSRTDEKLVEMSNGCICCTLREDLLVEVARLASEGRFDQLVIESTGISEPLPVAETFTFAGEDGRSLGDVAQLDTMVTVVDAFNFLRDYSSRDHLQARGQSLGDEDQRTVVDLLVEQVEFCDVIVLNKADLVSNEEREQLIAILRGLNRRARIELAEFGQVPLHKVLQTGLFDFEQASQAPGWLQELRGSHQPETEAYGIGSFVYRARRPFHPQRFFALINQEWPGVVRSKGFFWLASHPTLAGQWSQAGAVARHSAAGYWWAAVPEERWPQDAEALALIRKAWDDRVGDARQELVLIGMGMDEAALRAQLDSCLLSDAEMAPGPAVWTGWSHSFVDWPDSKG
- the gmd gene encoding GDP-mannose 4,6-dehydratase produces the protein MKKAIITGITGQDGAYLAELLLSKGYTVYATFRRTSSVNFWRIEELGIQNHPNLHLVEYDLTDLSSSIRLLQSTEATEVYNLAAQSFVGVSFEQPVTTAEITGLGAVNLLEAIRIVNPKVRFYQASTSEMFGKVQAVPQKEDTPFYPRSPYGVAKLYAHWMTVNYRESYGIFGASGILFNHESPLRGREFVTRKITDSVAKIKLGKLDVMELGNIDAKRDWGFAKEYVEGMWRMLQADEPDTFVLATNRTETVRDFVRMAFKGAGVDVDFQGKAEAETAVDTATGKTVMRVNPKFYRPAEVELLIGDPAKAKAKLGWAPQTSLEQLCQMMVEADMRRNQAGFSF
- a CDS encoding glycosyltransferase family 4 protein yields the protein MGLDIILGADALHAPLTGIGRYSFELASQLRQHPDVDRLRYFSHGHWVADPLAALGGQSSSPTAPVPGAQSTPNTAPTLFTRLRSTLSANRTAVRVYQSLMPAISRWRVRAEGQAIFHSPNYLVPPFPGRTVNTVHDLSHVFYPEFHPQARVEFMNLAFGSSLKHTDHVITDTETVRQEFIQHFGWSADRVSAIGLGMDAAYHPRSDAELAPVLAKHGLQPCGYALYVGTIEPRKNISRLLQAYAQLDPALRKACPLVLAGGKGWKSEDVHRRMEQAANEGWLHYLSYVDQADLPMLYAGARLFAYPSLYEGFGLPIVEAMASGTPVLTSDTSCMPEVAGGAAALVNPLDVDDILRGLQSHLGDDAWLRDASAKGLARAATYSWQRCTAETLAVYKAL